The Desulfovibrio sp. JC022 genome includes a region encoding these proteins:
- the traF gene encoding conjugative transfer signal peptidase TraF produces the protein MKNFLLISFCCHALTLVFLLHSAGYRINLTDSMAHGVYQIVPGKPMRGDLITFSLDEQNPYFSIALERHYLGWNNRPLLKVLVGLPGDTLQIDKEGISINSELLPRSKAKPTDRHGKPLPIFLNSTVIPSGKCLALSTHSENSFDGRYFGLVDLDRLQRVVPVLTIRLFKNKSPFFNSLTN, from the coding sequence ATGAAAAACTTCCTGCTGATCTCTTTCTGCTGTCATGCGCTGACACTTGTTTTCCTGCTGCACTCTGCCGGGTATCGGATCAACCTGACCGATTCCATGGCCCATGGCGTCTATCAAATCGTTCCCGGCAAACCTATGCGCGGGGACCTGATCACCTTCAGCCTCGATGAACAGAATCCATATTTCAGCATCGCCCTAGAGCGTCATTATCTGGGCTGGAACAACAGGCCGTTGCTCAAGGTTTTGGTCGGTCTTCCCGGCGACACTCTCCAGATCGACAAAGAAGGCATCAGTATCAATTCCGAGCTGCTGCCGCGCAGCAAAGCCAAGCCTACCGACCGACACGGCAAGCCTTTACCAATTTTCCTGAACTCAACAGTTATTCCCTCCGGCAAATGTCTGGCCCTGTCCACTCATTCCGAAAACAGCTTTGATGGCCGTTACTTCGGGCTGGTCGATCTTGACCGGTTGCAGAGGGTTGTACCTGTTTTAACCATCAGGCTGTTCAAAAACAAATCGCCGTTTTTCAACAGCCTGACAAATTAG
- a CDS encoding YtxH domain-containing protein, whose product MNDYINQPQPGTSPDETVTQSSTENFVVQQPTQTAVTTAPVTAPATTDSSLTSWVNVTNTDYLKGLALGAGIALVATNPTVQKAVVSGTVKLWAALQGGVEELKEQVQDAKAEISQQD is encoded by the coding sequence GTGAACGACTATATTAACCAGCCCCAGCCCGGCACTTCTCCCGACGAAACCGTTACCCAGTCCAGCACCGAGAATTTCGTTGTGCAGCAACCTACCCAGACCGCAGTAACCACCGCCCCGGTAACTGCTCCGGCAACTACTGATTCCTCCCTGACTTCATGGGTAAATGTAACCAACACAGACTATCTCAAAGGACTGGCTCTCGGCGCAGGTATCGCCCTTGTTGCAACCAACCCAACCGTGCAGAAAGCAGTGGTCTCCGGTACTGTCAAACTCTGGGCTGCCCTTCAGGGGGGAGTTGAAGAGCTGAAAGAACAGGTTCAGGACGCAAAAGCGGAAATCAGCCAGCAGGATTAG
- a CDS encoding magnetosome protein MamC, protein MAQQNNDKTTLLQTTLGTAFLGAIIGGTGAAAKAIREVSNEQKSKEEAVIDVAKEAGATAVAAGISAAAVGALKLGPVLSTVGIIAVATGTKYAMDSVLKPAEALAEVKTPAKKKHAPLVMEPKTKPKKKHAPLVMESKDEKPKKTTAKKDTAEKETTKKTATRKAAPKKTTTKKTATQKTEAPKTDSGKTETTEK, encoded by the coding sequence ATGGCACAACAAAACAACGACAAAACAACCCTGCTCCAGACAACCCTCGGCACCGCATTCCTCGGTGCAATCATCGGCGGCACCGGAGCGGCTGCAAAAGCAATCCGTGAAGTAAGCAACGAGCAGAAAAGCAAAGAGGAAGCTGTAATTGACGTTGCCAAGGAAGCCGGAGCAACAGCTGTTGCGGCGGGCATATCCGCTGCGGCAGTCGGTGCTCTTAAACTCGGCCCGGTCCTATCCACAGTAGGCATCATTGCCGTGGCAACCGGAACAAAATACGCCATGGACAGCGTACTCAAGCCTGCTGAAGCTCTTGCGGAAGTGAAGACTCCGGCCAAGAAAAAGCATGCTCCTCTGGTTATGGAACCTAAGACCAAACCGAAGAAAAAACATGCGCCTCTGGTTATGGAATCCAAAGACGAAAAACCCAAGAAGACTACTGCTAAAAAAGATACAGCTGAAAAAGAAACCACCAAGAAGACAGCAACCCGAAAAGCAGCACCTAAGAAAACTACTACAAAAAAAACAGCCACCCAAAAGACTGAAGCACCCAAGACTGACTCCGGCAAAACCGAAACCACTGAAAAATAG
- a CDS encoding cation-translocating P-type ATPase: protein MKQNIVLRHSTRGRVRFNIRSLVRNEHLAGNIDLELGRTGYVENVRTNIRCGSLVIRFKADKTSVEQLFAFLNKLLGSAEINRPLGIGGPACASDLCECNACEVTHAGCNPVKSAFRRFVAVSAVMGVVFVRTSILGLTVAETALSPLGIIAMGLSLPLFKKAYDQLKKKRFTLEAFLGASCVAAVAAGEALTAFEVLWINSGAELVKAWITERSRKSISSILEVTSHHTFVLVDGVEVEREVKDLRKGDIVVLHTSEKVCVDGEIIDGEALMDESPISGRSDFVPRTVGDEVLAGTFVRQGVIYVRANEVGDRTYLSRVLKMVEDSLENRAPIEGVADQLAANLIKVGFVTTAGTWLLTGSLYRAFTVLLVMACPCATVLAASTAVSAAISAAAKRNILIKGGRYLEEVGKTDTVCFDKTGTLTTNEPVLTKIVPLNGSNEQRILQMSVSVEMHNHHPLAQAIKMEADAREIAPEEHSVCEYFLGMGMRAEVSDNDILVGNRKLMDKHEVEIADAAKKAAPLRRQGRTVLFVAESKKIIGLLAFDNLIRPESTEVVQQLKHNGAENIVLITGDEPNTAKELSKRLGIPTVHASVMPEDKANIVDEMQAGGAAVLMVGDGVNDALALTHANVGVAMGAGGSEVAIEAADIALVNDDLNGLVYVQSLSQQTLKVVHQNFWIATGSNLMGVVFGAMGMLTPIMAGMIHIGHSLGVLANSARLLRYEPPTLAIEATPIEVTPKEQPT from the coding sequence GTGAAACAAAATATTGTATTACGACACTCTACTCGCGGCAGAGTAAGATTCAACATTCGCAGTCTCGTTAGAAATGAGCACCTTGCCGGTAATATTGATCTGGAACTAGGCAGGACCGGGTATGTTGAAAATGTACGCACCAATATCCGCTGCGGAAGCCTCGTCATCCGTTTCAAGGCAGATAAAACCAGCGTGGAACAACTCTTCGCGTTCCTTAATAAGCTGCTCGGCTCGGCTGAAATAAACAGACCGCTGGGCATCGGCGGTCCCGCTTGTGCTTCCGACCTCTGCGAATGCAACGCCTGTGAAGTGACCCATGCCGGATGCAATCCGGTAAAATCAGCTTTCAGACGATTTGTGGCTGTCAGTGCCGTTATGGGTGTTGTCTTTGTACGCACATCGATTCTGGGGCTGACTGTGGCTGAAACTGCGCTCAGCCCTCTGGGCATCATCGCCATGGGGCTTTCGCTGCCGCTCTTTAAAAAAGCATACGACCAGTTGAAAAAGAAACGGTTCACCCTTGAAGCCTTCCTTGGAGCCAGCTGTGTTGCCGCTGTTGCAGCCGGGGAAGCCCTGACCGCCTTTGAAGTACTCTGGATCAACTCCGGTGCCGAACTGGTCAAGGCCTGGATTACCGAACGTTCCCGCAAATCCATCAGCAGTATTCTGGAAGTAACATCCCATCACACCTTCGTTCTGGTGGATGGCGTGGAGGTTGAAAGGGAAGTAAAGGACCTGCGCAAAGGCGATATTGTCGTCCTGCACACCAGCGAAAAGGTCTGCGTGGACGGCGAAATCATCGACGGCGAAGCTCTTATGGACGAATCCCCCATTTCCGGACGTTCGGACTTCGTGCCCCGCACAGTGGGCGATGAAGTTCTGGCCGGAACCTTTGTCCGTCAGGGTGTTATTTATGTGCGGGCCAATGAAGTAGGTGACAGGACCTACCTCTCAAGGGTTCTGAAAATGGTTGAAGATTCGCTGGAAAACCGCGCCCCCATTGAAGGTGTCGCCGACCAACTGGCCGCCAACCTTATCAAAGTGGGCTTTGTAACCACTGCGGGAACATGGCTGCTGACCGGAAGCCTCTACCGGGCATTCACCGTGCTGCTTGTCATGGCCTGCCCCTGTGCAACTGTTCTGGCGGCTTCCACTGCGGTATCCGCAGCAATCAGCGCGGCTGCCAAGCGCAACATTTTAATCAAAGGCGGACGTTACCTTGAAGAGGTCGGTAAAACCGATACCGTCTGCTTTGACAAGACAGGAACCCTGACCACCAACGAACCGGTGCTGACTAAGATTGTTCCTTTGAACGGCTCAAACGAACAGCGCATCCTGCAAATGTCTGTTTCAGTGGAAATGCACAACCATCATCCGCTGGCACAGGCCATTAAAATGGAAGCCGACGCCCGCGAGATCGCGCCTGAAGAACATTCGGTCTGCGAATATTTTCTGGGCATGGGCATGCGTGCGGAAGTCAGCGACAACGATATTCTGGTCGGTAACCGCAAGCTCATGGATAAACATGAGGTGGAAATTGCGGATGCGGCCAAAAAAGCCGCTCCCCTGCGCAGACAGGGCCGCACAGTGCTCTTCGTAGCAGAAAGCAAAAAAATCATCGGGTTGCTGGCCTTCGACAACCTGATCAGGCCCGAAAGCACAGAGGTGGTACAGCAACTGAAACACAACGGTGCCGAAAATATTGTTCTCATTACCGGGGATGAACCGAACACTGCCAAAGAGCTTTCCAAGCGTCTGGGCATCCCCACGGTTCATGCCTCGGTAATGCCTGAAGACAAGGCAAATATTGTCGATGAAATGCAGGCCGGAGGCGCAGCAGTACTCATGGTCGGCGACGGCGTGAATGACGCTCTTGCCCTGACCCACGCAAACGTAGGTGTTGCCATGGGTGCCGGGGGAAGCGAAGTCGCCATTGAAGCGGCGGACATCGCTCTGGTCAATGACGACCTGAACGGACTAGTCTACGTTCAGTCTTTAAGCCAACAGACTTTGAAAGTGGTTCACCAGAACTTCTGGATCGCCACCGGATCCAACCTTATGGGTGTCGTTTTCGGTGCCATGGGCATGCTGACCCCTATCATGGCTGGTATGATCCACATTGGACATTCTCTGGGAGTACTGGCAAACTCAGCACGGTTGCTGCGCTACGAACCGCCGACACTGGCAATAGAAGCAACTCCAATAGAAGTAACTCCAAAGGAGCAACCGACATAA
- a CDS encoding type IV secretory system conjugative DNA transfer family protein has translation MSRNVYGLGKKADSKSWIYQLTIMFVIALAAMGYATQQIAEIFGYHKNLGMPVYKNFYWPWMFFRWLPLLPSGKYLDKIISDAQLVFAIPLMLQISFLLLFAQKPKGVKDIHGTAHWADKKEIKQAGLLGGSGVYVGGWQNKKVLRYLRHSGPEHIMAFAPTRSGKGVGLVLPTLLSWEGSTIVLDIKGENWALTSGWRKAQGHKVMRFDPTDATGNAARYNPLSEIRLGGPHAIPDAQNIASMIVDPDGKGLKDYWNKAAFSFLGGTILHCLILYRIREDRHATLNDLSLMLADEERDISALFEEMLTDKHDKYLRELFGDAMDENSIIAIKKFISAAAREMLNKAEAELSGVVSTAVANMALYRDPVVSRATSGCDFRIKDLMNTEEPVSLYLVIRPSDIDRLRPLVRLILNIVLRRLTENMEFENGQAKAGYRHRLLLMLDEFTSLGKMEIFERALAFMAGYGIKAYIIVQDLAQLQSAYGKEESIMSNCHLRIAYAPNKIETAQILSKMTGEATIVQKKTSLSGTRSGHMNKANVSISEAKRALLTPDECMRLPGAEKDGSGGITKAGDMLIFPAGFAPIYGMQILFFLDPEFLERSMIPAPEKSDIIHVSISEGPVKTKPTAEELSEQMDELIEENSPDEKHE, from the coding sequence ATGAGCAGGAATGTTTATGGCCTTGGCAAAAAGGCTGACTCCAAAAGTTGGATTTATCAGCTGACAATCATGTTTGTAATTGCGTTAGCCGCCATGGGCTATGCCACGCAGCAAATTGCGGAGATTTTCGGCTATCATAAAAATCTTGGGATGCCCGTTTATAAGAACTTCTACTGGCCATGGATGTTCTTTAGGTGGCTTCCCCTGCTGCCGTCCGGCAAATATCTGGATAAAATCATATCCGATGCCCAGCTCGTCTTTGCCATCCCTTTGATGCTTCAGATCAGCTTTCTGCTGCTCTTTGCCCAAAAGCCTAAAGGAGTAAAGGACATCCATGGAACCGCCCACTGGGCCGATAAAAAGGAAATCAAACAGGCTGGATTACTCGGCGGTTCCGGGGTCTATGTGGGCGGCTGGCAGAACAAGAAAGTCCTGCGCTATCTGCGCCACAGCGGCCCCGAACACATAATGGCCTTTGCCCCAACCCGTTCAGGTAAGGGAGTTGGTCTGGTACTGCCGACCCTTCTTTCATGGGAAGGAAGTACTATTGTTCTGGACATCAAGGGTGAAAACTGGGCTTTGACCTCCGGCTGGCGCAAGGCGCAGGGCCACAAGGTCATGAGGTTTGACCCTACGGATGCCACTGGCAACGCAGCACGTTACAATCCGCTTTCCGAAATTCGTCTTGGCGGACCGCACGCCATCCCCGATGCCCAGAACATTGCCAGCATGATTGTCGACCCGGACGGCAAGGGCCTCAAGGATTACTGGAACAAAGCCGCTTTTTCCTTCCTCGGCGGAACCATCCTGCATTGCCTGATTCTTTACCGGATCAGGGAAGATCGGCACGCCACACTCAACGATCTTTCACTCATGCTTGCTGACGAGGAACGTGATATTTCCGCTTTGTTTGAGGAGATGCTCACCGACAAGCATGACAAATATCTGCGTGAACTCTTCGGTGATGCAATGGACGAAAATTCAATCATTGCTATCAAGAAATTCATCTCCGCCGCTGCCCGTGAAATGCTCAACAAAGCCGAGGCCGAGCTTTCCGGGGTTGTCTCCACTGCCGTAGCAAACATGGCCCTTTATCGTGATCCGGTGGTCAGCCGGGCCACTTCCGGCTGTGACTTCCGCATCAAGGATTTGATGAACACTGAGGAACCAGTTTCGCTTTATCTGGTGATCCGGCCCTCAGATATTGACCGTTTGCGTCCGCTGGTACGCCTGATCTTGAACATCGTTCTGCGCCGCCTCACTGAGAATATGGAATTTGAAAACGGGCAGGCTAAAGCCGGATACCGCCACCGTCTGCTGCTCATGCTTGATGAATTCACCTCACTGGGCAAGATGGAAATCTTTGAACGCGCTCTGGCCTTCATGGCCGGGTACGGAATCAAGGCCTACATCATTGTGCAGGATCTGGCTCAACTTCAGTCCGCTTACGGCAAGGAAGAATCGATCATGAGCAACTGCCATCTGCGTATCGCCTACGCACCCAACAAAATCGAAACCGCGCAGATCCTGTCCAAAATGACCGGCGAAGCAACCATAGTCCAAAAAAAGACTTCACTCTCCGGCACGCGCTCCGGGCATATGAACAAGGCCAATGTCAGCATTTCCGAAGCCAAGCGAGCCTTGCTCACTCCAGACGAATGCATGCGCCTACCCGGCGCGGAAAAGGACGGTAGCGGCGGGATTACCAAGGCCGGGGACATGCTCATATTCCCCGCCGGTTTCGCGCCTATCTACGGAATGCAAATCTTATTTTTCCTTGATCCTGAATTCCTTGAACGGTCGATGATCCCGGCCCCGGAGAAGTCCGATATCATCCATGTGTCCATATCTGAAGGCCCGGTAAAAACGAAGCCTACCGCTGAAGAATTAAGCGAGCAGATGGATGAACTCATTGAAGAAAATAGTCCCGATGAAAAACACGAATAG
- a CDS encoding DNA topoisomerase: MRLFIAEKRDVAEAISQALGGPARPTGAAFHVNDDRITWLWGHLLRLTDPEEHDERYKLWDLKTLPMKWPVSYVPEKKHAAHLKKIIEMAHQADELVNAGDPDPEGQRLVDEVIEFAGLTGKPTKRILINDNNSPAILKALKDMKDNRRFHGLSMSALARAVCDQRVGYNLTRCYSTMAQKKGYQGVLSVGRVQTPIMGLVVARDRAHEGHEKQAYHIVKARIALTDQVVEVEFVPAEDAPVDAKGRVIEAEFASKIVSNIKGKPATTLSAQTTERKNDPPLPYNLLALQADAAGLWSYKPKKVLEITQRLRDQHKAITYNRSDCRYLNDERHAEAAELLLSLTPPFGDMAEYATPKLKSKAFNSKKVTAHHAIIPTMNVPQLDKLTQDERRIYELIAKLYIAQFYPPAEFVSTKVELEIAGHTFKAEGRVNSSPGWRMLDELALKEYEKAERQPKLYRLQQGDSGPAESAESVQAFTKPPARYTMKTLLKELTSVAKYVTDPEIKKLLLDKDSDKQDEAGGIGTPATRDAHIDTLFRRGFLGEDGKKVVSTELGRNFHDALPEFAVKPDMTALWHEKQKQIEAGELNHLKFIEEVDNSVAREIKRVKREGLNIKIQGVQCPKCKTGILRARKGKTKFWGCSNYPDCKATFPDKSGKPDLKAKPAKKMAPSTEHTCPDCGKGLIRRPAKRKGLFWWGCSGFPDCKFRCFDEKGKPKLEN; this comes from the coding sequence ATGCGTTTATTCATAGCGGAAAAACGGGATGTGGCGGAAGCCATATCTCAAGCTCTCGGCGGTCCTGCCAGACCGACCGGAGCGGCTTTCCATGTCAACGACGACCGTATCACATGGCTCTGGGGGCATTTGCTGCGGCTTACTGATCCTGAAGAACACGATGAGCGTTACAAGCTCTGGGATCTCAAAACACTGCCTATGAAATGGCCGGTCAGCTATGTCCCGGAAAAAAAGCACGCCGCCCATTTGAAAAAAATCATCGAAATGGCCCATCAGGCAGACGAGCTGGTCAACGCAGGCGACCCGGACCCTGAAGGTCAGCGGTTGGTGGATGAGGTTATCGAGTTTGCCGGATTAACAGGCAAGCCGACCAAACGAATTCTGATTAACGACAACAACAGTCCGGCAATCCTTAAGGCCCTGAAGGACATGAAAGACAACCGCAGGTTTCACGGGCTGTCCATGTCCGCTCTGGCCCGTGCGGTCTGCGACCAGCGAGTCGGATACAACCTGACCCGCTGCTATTCCACTATGGCCCAGAAAAAAGGCTATCAGGGTGTCCTTTCCGTGGGCCGGGTCCAGACTCCAATTATGGGGCTGGTAGTTGCCCGTGACCGCGCCCATGAAGGGCACGAAAAGCAGGCATACCACATCGTCAAAGCCCGGATAGCTCTGACGGATCAGGTTGTGGAAGTGGAATTTGTTCCAGCGGAAGATGCGCCCGTGGACGCCAAAGGGCGGGTCATTGAGGCTGAATTTGCCAGCAAAATTGTCAGCAATATTAAAGGCAAACCGGCAACAACCCTTTCTGCACAGACCACTGAGCGCAAGAACGATCCTCCATTGCCGTACAACCTGCTGGCTTTGCAGGCCGATGCCGCCGGACTCTGGAGCTACAAGCCCAAAAAGGTTTTGGAAATCACTCAGCGGCTGCGCGACCAGCACAAGGCCATCACCTACAACCGCAGTGATTGCCGTTACCTCAATGACGAGCGGCACGCGGAAGCTGCGGAGCTATTGCTGTCCCTGACTCCGCCCTTCGGGGATATGGCCGAATACGCCACACCCAAGCTCAAATCCAAGGCTTTCAACTCCAAAAAAGTTACCGCGCACCATGCCATCATTCCGACCATGAACGTGCCGCAGCTCGACAAACTCACACAGGATGAACGGCGCATTTATGAGCTGATCGCCAAGCTTTACATTGCCCAGTTCTATCCCCCGGCGGAGTTTGTAAGCACCAAAGTTGAACTTGAAATTGCCGGTCACACTTTCAAGGCTGAAGGCAGAGTGAACAGCTCGCCGGGCTGGAGGATGCTGGATGAGCTGGCCCTCAAGGAATACGAAAAGGCAGAACGGCAACCGAAGCTGTACCGGCTTCAGCAGGGAGATTCAGGTCCGGCGGAATCCGCCGAATCTGTGCAGGCTTTCACCAAGCCTCCGGCACGTTACACCATGAAAACACTGCTCAAAGAACTGACCTCAGTCGCAAAGTACGTGACCGACCCGGAAATCAAAAAGCTGCTCTTGGACAAAGACAGCGACAAGCAGGATGAAGCCGGTGGAATCGGAACCCCGGCCACCCGTGATGCTCATATCGACACGCTCTTCAGGCGCGGCTTTCTGGGTGAGGATGGAAAAAAAGTAGTCAGCACCGAACTGGGCCGTAATTTCCATGATGCCCTGCCGGAATTCGCTGTTAAGCCGGACATGACCGCGCTCTGGCATGAGAAGCAAAAGCAGATTGAAGCCGGAGAACTGAATCACCTCAAGTTCATTGAGGAGGTGGACAATTCGGTTGCTAGGGAGATTAAGCGCGTTAAACGCGAAGGGCTGAATATCAAGATTCAAGGTGTGCAATGCCCCAAATGCAAAACCGGAATTCTGCGAGCACGCAAAGGCAAAACAAAATTCTGGGGCTGCTCAAATTACCCCGACTGCAAAGCAACCTTCCCCGATAAATCCGGCAAGCCTGATCTCAAGGCCAAGCCTGCCAAGAAAATGGCCCCATCCACGGAACACACCTGCCCGGATTGCGGCAAGGGTCTGATTCGTAGGCCAGCCAAGCGCAAAGGGTTGTTCTGGTGGGGTTGCAGCGGATTCCCGGATTGCAAATTCCGTTGCTTTGACGAGAAAGGAAAACCCAAACTTGAAAATTAA
- a CDS encoding zincin-like metallopeptidase domain-containing protein — protein MAKDKTPYYQRFAEEVIEKLKDGTAPWIKPWKAGEYKPAFNPVSGTVYRGINQLMLGLDDLNDPRFITYRQAESKGWQVRKGSTSRSIVFWQMSRQIALKDDENKNILDDDGNAQTQTVMLAKPIIRFSNVFHASQIDGIPEWDGREITWNPDDRAEVILNNSGASITHDQRNKAFYRPSSDEIHLPPHAAFGNSDQYYSTALHELGHWTGHESRLDREFGPFGSEIYAKEELRAEIASWMISAELGLSHDPGQHLSYVENWVKVLEEDPFEIIRACQSAEKIKDYTLDFEKERSLQKAKEEGISISASDKANLEQRESMYGVPANGKTYLKVPFSEKNEAKNHGAKWDKGKKMWFAPEGTDLEQLARWMPGSKSQAPAKESKQQKEATVKNIAMKKTYLNVPYKQKWLAKKHGARWDKSAKLWFAPTGTDLGPLAQWLPKEKIIAPETNAVQEFAKAIQEAGLDLQGQMPIMDGTLHRVPVIDGKLNSKDGAYKGFLDGHPAGFIQNHKTGLKMNWKAEGTELTEEQKVQLKAQAAQKKQERERALAEQREKASKRSYAKWTNAQWATKQQEYLSKKGVPNYAVKVNERGDLLVPGRNVEGHIHTLQTITSDGKLFEKGGLKVGMFHTIDPGEKIAKGGPILVAEGYATAASAHMASNMPTVAAFDASNLEPVAKALKAKYPKSTIVLVSDNDHHLKNNVGVEKAEAAAKAVGGLLVTPKFSEDEKTQGLSDFNDLHQSRGIGEVQKKLSQTIKMAKSMKAGELPLAMAM, from the coding sequence ATGGCGAAAGACAAAACTCCATACTATCAACGGTTTGCTGAAGAAGTCATTGAGAAGCTGAAGGACGGGACAGCCCCATGGATCAAGCCTTGGAAAGCCGGTGAATATAAGCCTGCTTTCAACCCGGTTTCCGGTACTGTGTACCGTGGAATTAACCAGCTCATGCTCGGTTTGGATGATCTGAATGACCCCAGATTCATAACCTACAGGCAGGCAGAGTCCAAAGGCTGGCAGGTCCGCAAGGGCTCAACATCCCGGTCCATTGTTTTCTGGCAGATGTCCCGCCAGATCGCGCTCAAGGATGATGAGAACAAGAACATTCTGGATGATGACGGCAACGCCCAGACGCAGACGGTCATGCTCGCAAAGCCGATTATCCGCTTCTCCAATGTCTTCCACGCCAGCCAGATTGACGGAATCCCGGAATGGGATGGCCGGGAAATCACATGGAACCCGGATGACCGGGCCGAAGTCATTCTCAATAACTCCGGGGCCAGCATCACCCATGACCAGCGTAACAAGGCATTTTACAGGCCATCCTCAGATGAGATTCATCTTCCGCCGCACGCCGCCTTTGGAAACTCTGATCAGTATTACAGCACGGCTTTGCACGAGCTGGGGCACTGGACCGGCCATGAATCGCGCCTTGACCGTGAATTCGGGCCTTTCGGTTCCGAAATTTACGCGAAAGAGGAGCTGCGTGCCGAAATTGCAAGCTGGATGATCAGCGCGGAACTCGGCCTTAGCCATGACCCCGGCCAGCATCTCAGTTACGTTGAAAACTGGGTCAAAGTGCTTGAGGAAGACCCCTTTGAAATTATCCGGGCCTGCCAGAGTGCGGAAAAGATCAAGGATTACACGCTGGATTTTGAAAAGGAACGCAGCCTGCAAAAAGCAAAGGAAGAAGGAATCTCAATCTCCGCCTCGGATAAGGCCAATCTTGAGCAACGGGAATCAATGTACGGAGTCCCGGCAAACGGTAAGACATATCTCAAAGTCCCGTTCTCTGAAAAGAATGAAGCTAAAAACCATGGGGCCAAGTGGGATAAGGGCAAGAAAATGTGGTTCGCTCCTGAAGGCACAGACCTTGAACAGCTCGCCCGTTGGATGCCCGGTTCAAAATCACAGGCTCCGGCCAAAGAATCTAAACAACAGAAAGAGGCCACAGTGAAAAATATAGCAATGAAAAAGACTTACCTGAACGTGCCGTATAAACAGAAATGGCTTGCCAAGAAGCACGGAGCACGCTGGGACAAGTCCGCAAAGCTCTGGTTTGCCCCCACTGGCACTGATCTTGGACCACTGGCTCAATGGTTGCCTAAGGAAAAGATCATCGCGCCGGAAACAAACGCGGTTCAGGAGTTCGCCAAGGCCATACAGGAAGCCGGGCTTGATCTTCAGGGCCAGATGCCGATCATGGACGGAACACTACACCGCGTGCCAGTAATAGACGGCAAGCTCAATTCAAAAGACGGCGCATACAAAGGCTTCCTTGACGGCCACCCCGCCGGTTTCATCCAGAACCACAAAACCGGCCTGAAAATGAATTGGAAAGCAGAAGGCACCGAGCTGACCGAAGAACAGAAAGTACAGCTCAAAGCGCAGGCCGCCCAAAAAAAACAGGAACGTGAAAGGGCCCTCGCCGAGCAACGCGAAAAAGCCTCAAAACGTTCCTATGCCAAGTGGACCAACGCTCAATGGGCCACCAAACAACAGGAATACCTGAGCAAGAAAGGAGTTCCCAACTACGCGGTGAAGGTAAACGAACGCGGGGATCTGCTTGTGCCGGGCCGTAACGTTGAAGGCCATATCCACACCCTGCAAACCATCACCTCGGACGGTAAACTATTCGAAAAAGGCGGCCTAAAAGTAGGCATGTTCCACACCATTGACCCCGGCGAAAAGATCGCCAAAGGCGGGCCGATCCTCGTTGCCGAAGGCTACGCCACGGCTGCCAGCGCACACATGGCAAGCAATATGCCCACTGTCGCAGCGTTCGACGCTTCCAATCTCGAACCGGTCGCTAAAGCCCTGAAAGCCAAATACCCCAAAAGCACCATCGTGCTGGTCAGCGACAACGACCATCACCTCAAAAACAATGTCGGGGTAGAAAAGGCAGAAGCCGCAGCCAAAGCCGTCGGTGGCTTGCTGGTAACGCCCAAGTTCAGCGAGGACGAAAAAACGCAAGGCCTATCCGACTTCAATGATCTGCACCAGTCTCGCGGGATAGGAGAAGTACAGAAGAAACTCTCCCAGACTATCAAGATGGCAAAATCCATGAAGGCTGGGGAATTGCCTTTGGCTATGGCAATGTAA